The window TTTGTGCTAGTACCTTTGTTGTTCTAGAAAGTTGCATTCTGAAATTATTGGTATGTTAAAGCTCTTGCTTTATGACAGCAGAGTATTTTTTTTgtcctttgtaaaaaaaaaaagaaaaaaaaaaagaaaaataatgtgtACCCCAAGGTCATCACCTTGATTCAAGAACTTTCAGATCACAAGTGGTGTTAAGTCTGCAACTGGACAAAAgtcgaaaaagaaaaaaaagttttcaaACTATGAGACTGTTGTGAAGTAACGTCATAAAAATTTACACTGCATTCAAGTGTTCGCAGTTTCTCCATTGTTGTACTTGCTTTGTAGCAAATCCAAACTGATTTTTAGTGGTAGTATGTTTACTGTTCTAGAAAGTTGCATTCTGAAATTATTAGAATGTTAAAGCTCTTCATGACAGCAgagtatttttttcctttttaagaaaattgtggaccttaaaactttTCCACATATTTTTACAGTTGGTTAAATTAggctcaaaataaaagtttgaaagGTGTTCAAGTGtacgttttttatttttttcattagtGATTCTCTATATAAAGCCTCATTTTTCTTTAAAGTTGCGTTTAGGTGGTGAACGTTTGTTGGCTATCATAGTTTGTTTAGAAATATTATTACATATGCCTAACTAAATATTACTATAAAGAAAAAGATTGTaagcaaatttaaataaaattttcAGGAAGTATTTAAAATTTTGCACTGGCATTTTTACAGTTCTATTGTTATGCAAGGTCTTTTTCAGTAagattgaatttaatttaatgtacaacaaaacaaacattatTGTAAATACAACTGGAAAAAGGCATAAAATAACAGCATGATCAGGTTAATTCATCAGAAAAACATTGTGTAATTCACCTGTAAAAAAAAATCCGTTGTTTTTACAAAATAATTTtggcagctgtggttgccagaAAAATTCTGTAAAAAACACTTTGAACATGTAAACAGTTTTACTGAACGTACAGTAATTACAACATTGTTTACTTGTAAAATGTACATATAGTCTCATTAATTTATACACATTTTGAGTGTGATTTTTATAAGGGATATTTTgttaaaaatacagtaaaaaattttttattttaacaaaataTCCATTATAAAATCACACTCAAAATGTGTATTAAATAATGAGATTTTATCGCAAAGACTACGActctgtagggtttggtaaattgagtgctttaagagttcaaaatatattacctctacttatgaccaataagctgtgatactctgtataaatatagaatatcaacctgcttggtctttactgtgtttaatcagaagtttctaggattctttgtttattcagggattgtaaacgcttcgttttgattcagaaaagagtcagatttgtaaaagtaagaatttaattcacaaacaattaaaacatgacatgttaactaatatttactgtgacggATGAACCTAGAAGTAGTATATGGTGTAGTGTATGGttcctatgtgtgaatgcaatgttatcagaacttccttatctaggagatgggtgtaaaagaatttggtttgcattatgaagttgattattatcaaaggcgtcagacgctatctgtgtgtctacttcacccgttctcggagaccctcttcgtggatcagaAGGTCagaaaggtcggatgacctccggcacccaggtccagtagattgaccacagcaccgacttctccagtccagagatgtctcgggtcacgacaggtggatggaaccgcgcgtctgggactcttcaaggagtctaaacaatatcagcttgttctgcaggaaccgtttgcagcttcgcaggtgcaaaaagattttgacgatgtgtcaaaagctttgatgggttagacaggttttgcttcagatggctgttctgaagctttctcaagaactgagctgaactgctgaatcaccagagtgatccggttttaatgttctcatgttatggtttgtgtagccaaccagaggttgacatgttgaggaatggttaccaagacaacctcagaaacacgccttccttgataccggatgctctgatctgggtaaagaaCTATCTATACACTGTAAACCCAAAAGTACAATGAGCTCAAACGTTTTATAACCATAGAAATCAAAAGTGGCTACCAAGTCAAAACAACTTAAAACTTTAAAGCAGATTCAACTTTTACTTAAGTTAGATTTATTATAATATAAAATTATGAGTAAATGAAACCTTTGTGTCAAAGTTATTGAGTTAAGAAACGTAATGACGTCATAGCGTATGTTCGTGAACGGGAATTAGAAACGGGAAACTTTTCTTGATGGCGCCAAGGCTAAGCGAAGCTAACCAAGAAAAAATGTAAGTAAAATGTATAGACCACGGTTTTCAAATTTTTTTTCCGTTGAGTTCATTTATGTTattaccatagaactattttgTCCGTGTTGAATAATCTCGGTCGAAACACTGTTATGTTTTACGTCACCGAGCCGCAACACATGTTTGAATCAGCTAACCGCTAGCTATTTTAATGCAAGCTTAGATGAAACTAAAATACAAGAGACAGTCGGTGGGAGTTATTATTACCGATGGTTTATCTATTTTCGCCACAAGTTTTGTGATATAGTATTGTTCAAGCTTTCGCGATGTATGGTTTATATATTTTTAACTTAATGACTGTTGCTGTGTAAATGTGCGCTAAGCTAGCTTTCTCGTAGtaacgtctgtgtgtgtgtgtgtgtgtgtgtgtgtgtgtgtgtgtgtgtgtgtgtgtgtgtgtgtgtgtgtgagagtgtctgCGTTTCTCGTTACACAGGTCAAAGTCAGTTGGCTTGGAGCATTAGAGACAGTTCTACCCGAACTCAGAGGTacgtttttaaattgtatttaaaTCATATTGTATTACTTGTGTACGGAAGACGTTCGACTTCTGACCATGCACGGTTGCGTCAGGTAAACCGACTGCAGTCACTCAGAGCAGACAGTTAATAAACGGCGCTGCTTGAAGTCATCTCTGGCCGGTGCCACCTGCGCTAAGATGGAAAATTAGATAATTTCTGTCTAATATAAATGACTTCTAACAAAGCAgcgattgtgtatatgtttatttccTGCTTCATCCATGTGCGCCTGTCTCTGACAAACATTCACCATGTTTCAGTCTAATTGGACTcagaaatacattaaaaaaattgGAATTGAAGCCAGCAGTTTGTTGGGAGATGTGCTGCTTGGATCGTTTGGCAGATTTTCATcccaaaaatatatttaaaaaacatattCAAAACACAGTGAACAATCCCTTTGGTGAAACGCTAACTTTGTATTTGATTAAGGTTTGCACTGTTTATCTTTGTTGTTTATAAGTATATTGTTCCTTGTGCTCTAAGACACAGCACCTCTTTGTGTAACTTCTATTAAAGATGGTTctcttttttaaaacagaaaaaaggCTAAAAATTATGTTTAACAGCAACTGTTAATGTTCAACAAAGTTCATTAACGGTAATTAAAAATCATGTTAAATTATCTAAATCTCAAATCTAAGTAATCGTGATTATCTTGTTTAGCCATAATCAAGCAGCCTTAGTAGCAGGCCAAGTAAACATTCATGTACGTTTAGCGCTGTTGATTTCAATgcataaaaaatacaaataagatTGTTCTAATTATTTTAATGTGGTGTTTACATCAAATAGTATTCAGAATTAGGCTCATGTTTACAGAGAAATGTACCATTGTAGTACCATAGTAGTTAGTTAGTACTAACAATAGTATTTGGCCGATGGTTGCGATTTATTGTTCATAGTGTGTAACCAGTAGTAAAAAAATCCCTGTTTCATATCCACTGTTTTTTCTATTATTAAACCATATTCTCTAAAACACTTTATAAGCACAAGTTTAAAAATCTGTAAAAATGTATGGTTACATGCCAAAAGGGACATATTTGCTTGTAATTATTTTAATTCTTAAATTGCAAATTTACAGGGAATTTTCTCACGTATCTAAAAGGCTAAATTTGGGAAGGCTAGAGTAAACCATATGGAGGTTCTCATCTTTCTGTGAtaacatttaaagatattttgacgaGGAGAAACAGCAGTAGTAGTTGTAGTTAGAACTGAATGCTTGGTTTTAGTATAATTTAATCAGTTTTTTTGTTAAGACGTGGGATTCTAAAGAATCAGGACTTCATCAGGAACTGCCTGTTTCTCTATTAGTAACTTCTATGACATATTTACAGAATGAGCAAAATGTATTCAATGTATTTGACTAATATCACTTATGTAATTTATTACAGGAGCACACACCAGGGAGCATTCCAGGAGAAGGAGTAGATTCATTGAAGCCTTTTCGAGGTGATTCAGAGGCTTGTGAGGCCACAGGTTTCTAAAGTGAGTataattaatgtaatttaatctCCTATTTCTGCTTAAACCTAAAGAATTCGTTCATCAAGAACCCTCAGCCTCTCTATAGGTAACTTGTATTCATTTTGGAAATCAATGTGTAAGACTAATACTACTTATTAAATGTGTTACAGGAACAAACACCAGGGACCTTTCTACGAGGAGAGGTTGATTCATTAAGGACTTTCTGGATTGATTTTGAGGCTAGTAAGGCTAGTTGAAGGGTTTCTAAAGTGAAATGAAATGGAAATGCAAGTTGTGTGTCCACTCCTCAGATACTCGGAGAAAATTATTGGAACACTACCGGTTAAAACATAGCTATTTCTCCAAAGTAACACCACTGCCATGTGTTTTTGAAGCGTGCATTTGTACATTTGCATCTTTTAATGCTTTGAAAATTCATCTGTCACGGTCTCACCAACACAAAGGTTCTGCAGGTATTGAGGTACAAGGAGGCGTGTCACTGTTTACCTGTTCAGTGTGCAAATTCAATCAGCCTTTTTCAGAGGAAACGTTGTTTAGTCATTTAAGAGGACACTTAAAAAACCATGAAACAGTTCCATGTCCATTTAAGAACTGTAGTTATACCACAAATGTTTATTCATCCTTTAATGCTCATAAGAGTAGGACACATGGCAGTGCTTTAGATTTTAGTGATAATGTTGTGTCTACAGAGAAAGTGGCAGCTCCAGCAACTGCTGATTTTGATGAAGAGCATAGTTTAGGTCAACCTGAAGAGCTGTCTGAAGATGTGCCCTCTCATTCTGAAGATGGGATCTGTGAGACCAGTTTTTGGGAAGCCCAGTTGCACCAAAAATTGGCCTCTTTGTTTCTCAAAATGCAGTCAATTCTCCATGTCTCTGAGAGAGCTTGTCAAGATATCAGGGCAACAGGAAAGGGCCAAGATTTATCATCTGCAAAACGAAGAAAAACATATATTGAGAGGCATTATCCTGTTGTCATGCCAGTGCAATATGTGTTGGACACAGgacatactacagtatatgtgCCAATACTTGAGATGATTCAAGAAATTTTTAAACACACTGATATCATTGACCTGATTAAGGAAACAAAGAATTCTGAAAAAGGACATTTCAAGAGCCATAAAGATGGCTTGTATTACCAGGAAAATGATTTGTTGTCTTCTTCAGAGTTGACATTGCCACTGATTTTGTATCTTGATGACCTGGAAATTGCAAATCCTCTTGGCACTTCTAGAAAAATACACAAGCTATGCTCAGTGTATTGGGTGTTTGCAGACCTTCCTCAAAAATACCGATCAGCACTCCATGTAATCCAACTAGCTGCCCTTTGTAAAGTGACAGATGTTCAGAAGTATGGCTATCAAAACACTCTCGGTCCCTTATTTAAAGACCTGTGTATTCTCGAAAAAGATGGTCTGTATATTGAGCATCTTGGCTGTACTGTCCGTGGGACCATTTTCTGTGTTGTGGCTGATAATCTGGCTGCTCATTCATTAGCTGGCTTTGTCCAGTGTTTCAGAGCAGGCTATGTGTGCAGATTCTGCAAAGCAACACACAACCAAATTCAGTCTCTTGATGTTTTCGAAGGTGAATTTAGTCCCAGGTCAAAACTCACTCATGACAGAGATGTACAGGATGTGGTGCAGGGGAAACTTTCCAGTCAGTGTGGTGTTAAAGGGGACTGCATTTTGAGAAACACTCTTCAGTATTTTCATCCAACCACTGGCTTCCCACCTGATGCTCTGCATGATCTGTTAGAGGGCATAGTGCCAGTCGAATTGGCCCTATGTATAGATCGGATGATAAGGCTCAAGTATTTCTCTCTGGATTCTTTGAACCAAAAAATCGAGTCATTTTCATACAAGGGCACAGATGCCACAGACAAACCAAAGCCCATTTCCAAAACCTTTGCCAACAAGAAAAACATAGGTGGCAATGGGCATGAAAATAGCACATTACTGAGATTACTCCCATTGATTATTGGTGACACAGTTCCTGAGGGTGATGGTGCGTGGACAATATTAATGGATTTAAAGGAGATTGTGGAGCTTGTTTTGTGTCCGATATTTGACGAGGAGACCATTCAGTATTTGCAAAGCAAGATACTGGATCACAGACAGATGTTGCAGGAAGTTTTCCCTGATTTCTCTCTGCTTCCCAAACACCACTTCATCGAACACTACCCCCATCTCATACGGTGCTTCGGGCCTCTTGTCCATTTGTGGACTATGAGATTTGAGGGAAAACATCGCTTTTTCAAACGGGTGGTACATGATGCACAAAATTTCAAGAATGTTCTCAAAACACTCGCAACAAGGCATCAGTACATGATTGCTTACCACCTTAGCGCACAAGGCTTTTTAAAGCCACATCAACAGACATCAAGTGTTTCTTCTGTTCTTGTTTCACAACTACCAGATGTTGCAAAACAAGACATAAAACAAAAAACTGACTCAAACATCATTTATGCAACATCAAGGATGTCCATTGATGGCACCTTGTACGAAGTTGGGATGTTTGTTTCAGTAGGTCAGGAAGGAGGACTCCCTCTGTTTAGCAAAGTTGAAAACATCCTCATTGTTAACAACAATGTAACTTTTCTTTGCAATGATTACAAATCTTTTTACTTGGAACATTTGAGATCATTTGAATTGTTACCGGGAAATATTGCTGTTCATAGCATTTTGGAGCTTAATGATAACTTGCCACTCTGTGCTTACAATGTCAGTGGCAAACTGCTGTTATCACCGAAACGCTTTGTACTTCCTGTTAGAAAGTGATGTTACTGTGAATTATTAGTAAGGTCATGTAAcccttttgtttcttttttttctattATT is drawn from Nothobranchius furzeri strain GRZ-AD chromosome 4, NfurGRZ-RIMD1, whole genome shotgun sequence and contains these coding sequences:
- the LOC139061490 gene encoding uncharacterized protein → MKWKCKLCVHSSDTRRKLLEHYRLKHSYFSKVTPLPCVFEACICTFASFNALKIHLSRSHQHKGSAGIEVQGGVSLFTCSVCKFNQPFSEETLFSHLRGHLKNHETVPCPFKNCSYTTNVYSSFNAHKSRTHGSALDFSDNVVSTEKVAAPATADFDEEHSLGQPEELSEDVPSHSEDGICETSFWEAQLHQKLASLFLKMQSILHVSERACQDIRATGKGQDLSSAKRRKTYIERHYPVVMPVQYVLDTGHTTVYVPILEMIQEIFKHTDIIDLIKETKNSEKGHFKSHKDGLYYQENDLLSSSELTLPLILYLDDLEIANPLGTSRKIHKLCSVYWVFADLPQKYRSALHVIQLAALCKVTDVQKYGYQNTLGPLFKDLCILEKDGLYIEHLGCTVRGTIFCVVADNLAAHSLAGFVQCFRAGYVCRFCKATHNQIQSLDVFEGEFSPRSKLTHDRDVQDVVQGKLSSQCGVKGDCILRNTLQYFHPTTGFPPDALHDLLEGIVPVELALCIDRMIRLKYFSLDSLNQKIESFSYKGTDATDKPKPISKTFANKKNIGGNGHENSTLLRLLPLIIGDTVPEGDGAWTILMDLKEIVELVLCPIFDEETIQYLQSKILDHRQMLQEVFPDFSLLPKHHFIEHYPHLIRCFGPLVHLWTMRFEGKHRFFKRVVHDAQNFKNVLKTLATRHQYMIAYHLSAQGFLKPHQQTSSVSSVLVSQLPDVAKQDIKQKTDSNIIYATSRMSIDGTLYEVGMFVSVGQEGGLPLFSKVENILIVNNNVTFLCNDYKSFYLEHLRSFELLPGNIAVHSILELNDNLPLCAYNVSGKLLLSPKRFVLPVRK